DNA sequence from the Desulfovibrio sp. genome:
GATGGCGAGGGCCAGAGTCTGGGTTTTGCCGGGTATATTGCCCGCAATCATCAGGGTTGCGCCAAATTCGCCCATGCCGCGCGCAAAGGCCAGCATGATGCCCGCAAAAATCCCCTTCCAGGCCAAGGGCAGCGACACGCTGATAAATACCCGCCATTCCGAGGCTCCAAGCGTGCGGGCCGCGTCTTCCAGATGTTTGTCCACCTGCTCCAGGGCCGCGCGGGCTGACTTGTAGATGAGCGGAAACACCACAACAGTGGCTGCGACCACAGCCCCCTGCCAGGAAAAAATCAGATTGATGCCCAGTTCCGCCAGCCCATGTCCAAAAACGCCGCGCCGTCCCACCAGCAAGATAAGATAGTAGCCCAGCAC
Encoded proteins:
- the modB gene encoding molybdate ABC transporter permease subunit, whose product is MDFDLAFIWSPLELSLRVAGAATAVSFVVATLAAWRLARKKGPMPALLDALCSLPLVLPPTVLGYYLILLVGRRGVFGHGLAELGINLIFSWQGAVVAATVVVFPLIYKSARAALEQVDKHLEDAARTLGASEWRVFISVSLPLAWKGIFAGIMLAFARGMGEFGATLMIAGNIPGKTQTLALAIYDAFQAGNDLQASWLVFITSAVCVTLLMAAELLVKLKGRR